CGAAACTGACAATCACCAATATGACGATACAACGCCCGTATTTTGGGCAACTGGCGCGTGTATGTTTGTGCGTTTGGAGGTTTATAAAAAATTAGGCGGCCTGGACGAAGCATTTTTTGCGCACATGGAAGAAATTGACTTGTGTTGGCGTATGCAAAACGCAGGTTATCAGGTGTTTGCTTGTGGTGGAAGTGTCGTGTTTCATTTAGGAGGTGGTACATTGCCCAAAAACAATCCGCGCAAAACATTCCTCAATTTCCGCAACGGCATTGTATTGTTATTCAAAAATTTGCCGACGGCTTCTCTTTTCCCGATTATTTTTACGCGCTTGGTACTGGACGGCGTGGCTGGCGCAAAGATGTTTTTTTCGGGACAAACCAAAGATACTTGGGCTATCATTAAGGCGCATTTTGCGTTTTATGGCGGCCTTCCGCACTGGATAAAAGCACGCCGACACGCACGCCAATTTGCCAAGCAAGAAGCCAAACGCACGGCGTATAGCATTGTGTTTGAATATTTTGTGAAGAATAAAAAAACGTATTCGGATTTAATGCGCAGCTAAAAAAAACTGAACGGCTATGCAATGGAGCAAACTCAAACAAAAAATGGAAGAAAACTTTGCGCCGAGCGTGCAAGGCAGGGTTCATGTTTTTGCAACGCGCTACACGACAGGCAGTTATTATATGGTTCGGGCTTGGCTTACGCTCGACAAAGTCGAAATCGTTAATTTTTCGACACCCGACAACGGTAACCGTTTCGGCTGGGATACGCCCGCCATACATGAGCGCATCGCTCCCGAAGAACGCCATACAGACCAAGCCGCCGAAAAAGGGGAGTTTTCCAGAGAAGATTTTTTTGATGCTTGTTGGGAATATACCAACACGAGTATAGAGGCCGCACACGAAAGCCAAAATCCTATTATTCAGGCATTTGCCATGCTCGACAGGCGCACAGGCAAACGCCGTTTGCAAAAAGTAGTTCCCGAAACATTGCACCCTTTGCCGCTCCAATTGTGGAAGCTGCGTTGTGAGTGCGAAGGGCTTTAGAATAGAATTAAAAAGAAATAAAAAAGCCTCTCTTACTATACAGAAGTAAAAGAGGCTTTTTTATTTATGGAAAACTAAACGCTCAGTTTGTCTAAAGCATCTTGCGTAAGAGGCTTATTCAAATATTTTTTGACGTAAGCACTTTTCTTCGCTTTATTCAGGTCTTGTGGGTTGATGGAAGAAGTAAGCATTACTATTCCACAGTGCTTTTTGATGTCATCAGAAAGTTTTTCAAATTCATCTAAAAATTGAAACCCATCCATTAGTGGCATATCCACATCCAAAAAAATGACTTCTGGCAACATATCCGTTTTGATGGAAGCCATTTTTTCTACGTTTCTTAAAAATTCAAGTGCGGCTTTTGCACCCGTGTGCGATAAAATATGCTCGGCAACATCAGATGCCTCAATGATTTTTTGGTTAATGAGGTTATCAATCTCATTGTCGTCGATGAGCATTACGGCTTTATATTTCTTTTTTATTGCCATAAGAAATGAGGGTTTAAGATTTTATGTCTTTGTTTTTGGTTCTAAGTGTTGATTGTCTGCGTTCTATTGTCGTAGCAATATACACAAAACTCTTACGTGTGTAAAGTTTTTTTTGATAAAATTAAATCTTCACACAGAATCAGCGTTATAAGCTTATTTGCGCAGTGCATCGCGTATTTCCATCAATAATTTTTCTTGAGTAGTAGGCTCTGGCGGTGCTGGTGGAGCAGGTGGCGTTACTTCCGCCGCTTTTTCTTCTGCAGCACGTAGGCGATTGATTACTTTAACCAAAAAGAAAACGGCCATTGCCACTAACAGGAAGTTAATACTTACCTGAATAAAATTACCGTAACGAATGGCTACTTCTGGTTGGCTGATAGCACCAGCGGCATCTATTACTTCTTTCTGAATCACTACTTTTTGTCTTGTAAAATCCAGTCCAGAAGTGAGCATCCCCAATGGTGGCATCATCACATCTTCTACCAACGACGATACAATTTTACCAAAAGCTCCACCGATAATAATACCGATGGCCATGTCCACTACGTTGCCTTTGACAGCGAAATCTTTAAACTCTTTTACAAATCCCATATCCTAGTTTTTTATGTGTTTGATAATAAATAGCGATTGCAACCCGCCAAACAATGCACTAAAGTAATAAAAAAGCTAACACAAACAATGTTAGTTTATGTTAGCTTTTTGAATAATATTGAGAATTGACTTTTATTTAATTCTTAGCCATTTTTTGTAAATCGTTTCTTGTTGTGCTGTTGGGTTGCTCACACGAGAGATTTGGTAGCTAACCACAGGGTTACGCTCCAACGTAAGTTCTACGGTTTCCAATACGCCACCGCGCGAAACCAATACTTTCACTTTTTCGCCAATTTTGCGGTTGGCCAAGTTGCTGGCAAGGTCTGAACCTACGCGATATTTGTCGATGGCAATGATTTCATCATTTACATAAATACCTGATTTGTAGGCTGGACTATTGCGAACTACCGACGTAACCACCAATTTCCCGCCCTGATTGGAAGCGTTTGCTCCCAAATAGGCTTCTTGACGTGTGGCAAAACGGTCTGTCAGTTGCAAGCCTGCATAAGCCAAATACGAACCGTAGTTAATGGCATCTGTTCCCCAAATATATTTTTTGAAAAACTCGTCCATGCTTTTGCCTGCCACCAACTCAACGGCTTTTTGCATTTCTTCGTCCGTAAAACCGCGTTGTTGTTTTTTGTAATATTCTTGGTAAAGGTAACGCATCACATCGTCAAGGGATTTTGTGCCGCCAGTGCTTTGCAAAATTTCTAAATCCAAAATAGTAGCCACTACGCCGCCTTTGTTGTAGTACGAAATGCTCGCATTGTTAGAGTTTTCGGTTGGGCGATAATATTTAATCCAAGCGTCAAAGCTCGATTCGGTTGCCGACTGGTAGCGGCTTCCAGGTGTGTTTTCGATATAAGAAAAATTAGAACCTACCACATTCAAAAATGCTTCTGGCGTAGTAATGCCCGCACGACGTACCAAATAATCATCGTAGTAAGCCGTGAAGCCTTCCGATACCCAAAGCAAATGCGTATAATTTTCGTTTTCGTAATCGAATGGGCCTAAGGCTTTCGGACGAATGCGTTTTACGTTCCAAAGGTGGAAATATTCGTGCGCCACCAACGACAAAAATCCTTCGTAGCTGCTTGGGTTTTGATAACCAAATTTGCTGGTTACTAAGGTAGTAGAGTTGAGGTGCTCCAAACCGCCGCCGCCTGTCGGGGTGTTATGCACGATAAAAGTATAATCGGTGCAAGGGTGTTCGCCAACTACATCTTTGGCGGCTTCCGTTACGGCTTTCATGTCGGCCTGAAGGCGTGCGATGTCGTAATTTCCTTCGCCGCACATGGCTACTTTGTGGTCGATGCCCGAAGCCGTGAAGTTAAAAATGGTTTGGTTGCCCAACTGAATAGGAGAGTCGGCCAAGGTGTCGAAATTCGGAACATTCAACACCCACTTGTCTTTGCCAATAGGTTTGAGCGCGGTCGTGATTTCTTTCCAAGTCGCGTAAGGCTTTACGGTAAGCGTGGACGGAAGGTCTTGTTTTTTGTCCAAAAACATAAAAACACTTGCGCCGTTGAGGTAGCCTTGTGTGGCATCCACGTAGCTGGTACGCACGGTAAGTTCGTAGGCATACACGCGATATTTTACCGAAAATTTATCGGCGTTTTGGGTTTGTACGCGCCACGTATTTTTGTTGATTTTGTCAAAACCTAAAGATTTGCCTGCGTTTTCGGCCTTAAAACCTTCCACTTGGCGAGCGTATTCGCGCACCAAATACGAACCAGGAGTCCAAACGGCCATTTTCAAATCTACATAATCTTGTTTGAGGCCGCTCACATTGATTTCCACATCAAAATAATGGGCGTGCGGCTCAGTTACAGAAAGCACATATTCGAGCTTTGGGGCTTGTGCGGATGTTTCGGCTTTGGCCAAAACGCTTGCTGCCAACGGAATAAGCATAAGCAAAGCTGTTTGATATAACGTTTTGAACATAAATAAAACGGATTAGTTGAAAGGCACAATATTAAGAAATTAAACACAGAACCTAAATTTAGACTTATTTTAAGCCTTGCGAAATGATTTTGGGAATTAAATGTGCTTTTGCCCGAAACTATAAGCGAATTTTATAAGTTTACGGCCTAATGCACGACAATTATTTGTAACTTGTGAACTTTTAGGTTTTCATGGCCGCCCCCACACCTCCATTTGTTGTTGCATCATCAGGACACGATTTGTACTAAATAGCTCACTATGAGGCTATTTTCTAAAATATATTTAAAGTAATGAAATTAACATTTTGGGGAGCAGCCCGACAGGTAACTGGTAGTATGTTTTTGCTCGAACTCGACGACGACTACCGAATATTGATTGATTGCGGTACAGAAATGGCACGCGACCGCGAAGAATCTGCTGAAATGAACTTCAGAGAAAGACAAGGGTTGTTGTTTCCGTTTGAGCCTTCTCTTATTAATTTGGTGTTGCTCACGCACGCGCACATCGACCATTCGGGCAATCTCCCGAACCTTATCCGCGAAGGTTACGAAGGTCAAATCCTTTGTACATCAGCTACTTATTCGCTTACAAAATTATTGTTGATGGATTCGGCTTCTTTGCACCGCAACAAGCTGAAAGCCATTCATGGCAGCCGCCGCAGTTCCAAACGCAGCCATCAACCGCCGCCCGATACGTCGGATATGTACTTGGAACGCCACGTGGACGAAGCCGTAGAGCGTTTTGTTACGATTGCTTTTCAGCAACGCTTCAAAGTGCGCCACAATATGTACGTTACTTTTATCCCGACGGGGCATTTGTTGGGTGCGGCCAATATTTTGGTAGAAATAATTGAGGAAAATGGCCAGACCAAACGAATAGGATTTTCGGGGGATATTGGTCGCCATAATTATCCCTTGTTGCCAGACCCCGCGCCATTTCCGCCAGTTGATTATTTGATTTGCGAATCCACGTACGGCAACCGCCGCCACGAAGCCAAAGGCAAGCCAGAAGATATTTTGGCCGACGTGATTAAGCGTACTTGCATCGACATTCCAGGCCGTTTGATTATCCCTGCATTTAGTGTTGGGCGTACGCAAGCGTTGCTTTATACCTTGAATAAATTATATTCACAGGAAAGTATTGCACCAATCAAAGTGTTTTCGGATAGCCCAATGGCTTTGCAAAGCACCCAGATTCATCAAAAATATGTAAAACTGCTTAATGCCGACGCGCAAGAATTTCAGGAAGAACATGAGGAATTGTTTGATTTTGAGAACTTGCACTACGTGGAAAACATGGAGCAAAGTCGCGCCGTATCCAGTTATCACGAGCCTTGTATTATCATTTCTTCGTCGGGAATGATAAGCGGCGGAAGGGTAGAGGAGCATATTCGCAAGAATATTCAGAATCCATATTGTACTATTTTGATGATTGGTTTTGCGGCTGAGGGCACGCTGGGGTATCGCCTGACCAATGGCCAAAAAACATTGCGCATCGGAAACAAAGAAGTGCCTGTGTTGGCTAATGTGGAGCGCACGGACGTGTTTAGTGGCCATGCTGATTTGGACGACTTGTTAAGTTTTGTAAAACAGCAAAAACCGACTCAGCTACAAAAACTTTTTGTGGTTCATGGCGAATATGATACGATGTTGGCTTTCAAACAGACGCTTGAGCAAGAAGGATTTGGGCAAGTAGAAATCCCGAAGAAGGGGCAGGCCTATATTTTATAGTGTGTTGCGTAGATGCAATTGGAATTTTAAGCAGAATATCAAGGTTTTAGTGCCGCTATGAGAATAGCAAATAAAAAGGGGCGGTATTTGGAATGAATATTCTAAATGCCTGATAGATAGTGCGAAAAAAAAACGATAAAAATTTTTTGTTTGTAAATAAATTTCTACATTTGCACTCCCAAAATAAAAATGTATCCAAACAGATATAAAAAATAAATGACAACTGATCCGATAGCCGATTATCTTACAAGATTGAGGAATGCCATCAAGGCAAACCACAGAATTGTAGAAATACCTGCTTCTAGCATTAAGAAGGACATTACAAAGGTATTGTATGACCAAGGGTATATTCAAAGCTATAAATTTGAAGATAATGCCGTGCAAGGTACTATCAAGATAGCTCTTAAGTATCACCCAGTAACGAAACAACCAGCCATCGTGAGCTTGGTTAGAGTAAGCAAGCCAGGCTTGCGTAAGTATGTAGGTACAGGAAACTTGCCACGTGTACTAAGTGGTTTGGGTGTGGCTGTGTTATCAACTTCTAAAGGAGTTGTTACAGACAAGCAAGCCCGCGATCTTAACGTAGGCGGAGAAGTATTGTGCTATATCTATTAATCATTTAGGAGGAATACTCAAATGTCAAGAATTGGAAAAAAGCCGATTGACCTTCCAAAAGGCGTAGAGGTATCGGTATCGGCTTCAAACGAGGTTACAGTAAAAGGACCTAAAGGTGCATTGTCGCAAGCGGTTGATTCTGATATTAAAGTAGAGGTAGAAGGTGGCCAATTGGTGCTTACTCGCCCTACTGAACAGAAAAGACACAAAGCCATGCACGGTCTATATCGCTCTTTGTTGGGAAACATGGTTAAGGGCGTAAGTGAAGGTTATACCATTAAGTTGGAATTGGTGGGTGTAGGTTTCAAAGCTGCGATGACAGGTGCAAACCTTGAAATGAGCTTAGGTTACTCTCACAACATCGTAATGACACTTCCTCAAGAAATTAAGGCAGGTGCTGTTACTGAAAAAGGTAAAAACCCAGTAGTTACATTGGAAGGAATTGACAAGCAATTGATTGGCCAAGTGGCTGCAAAAATCCGCTCGTTACGTCAAGTAGAGCCTTACAAAGGTAAAGGTGTTCGCTTCGTTGGTGAGGTGGTTAGAAGAAAAGCTGGTAAAACTTCCGCTAAATAATAAGCAAAATGCCAAGTAAAAAAGAACTTAGAAGACTAAAAATAAAGGCCAGTATCCGTAAAAAAGTAAGTGGTACTGCTGTCAAGCCTAGACTATCTGTTTTCAGAAGTAACGTTCACATCTACGCGCAATTGATTGACGACGTAAGTGGCCGTACTTTGGTGAGTGCTTCCTCTTCAGAATTGAAAGATGTGAAAGCACCTAAAGTGGAGCTATCAAAATCGGTAGGCCAGAAAATCGCTGAAAAAGCTGTAGCTGCTGGCGTTTCTGAAGTAGTATTTGACCGTAATGGCTATTTGTATCACGGTAGAGTAAAAGCATTTGCTGAAGGTGCTCGCGAAGGTGGGCTTAAATTCTAAAAACAATGTCTCAAATCAATCTGAAATCTGTAAAATCAAGCGATATTGAGCTGAAAGAAAAAGTTGTGGCTATCAACCGCGTTGCAAAAGTGGTAAAAGGTGGTCGCCGTTTCAGTTTCTCTGCTATTGTTGTTGTTGGCGATGGTCATGGCGTAGTAGGTTACGGTTTAGGTAAAGCTAACGAAGTAACAGACGCAATCACTAAAGGTATCGACGACGCAAAAAAGAACTTAATTAAAGTTCCTATTCTAAAAGACACAGTTCCACATGAAATGCACGGTAAGTACAGCGGTGGTTTTGTTCTTTTGAAACCAGCTGCTAAAGGTACTGGTATTATTGCTGGTGGTGCGATGCGTGCCGTATTGGAAAGTGCTGGTATTAAAGACGTTTTGGCGAAATCAAAAGGTTCTTCTAACCCACACAACGTAGTAAAAGCTACTTTCGATGCACTTGCTCGTATGCGTGACCCACAAACAGTAGCACAGCATCGTGCAGTTTCCTTGACTAAAGTATTTAACGGGTAATTTCAACGATGGCAAAGGTAAAAATAACGCAAGTGCGTAGCACTATCGACAAATCCCACAAACAAAAAGCAACCATCGTTGCTTTGGGCTTGGGTAAAATCAACAGAAGCGTAGAGGTAGAATATACTCCTCAAATCGCTGGTATGGTGAATAAAGTTAATCACTTAGTAACTGTAACAGAATTATAATCATGAATTTACATACTATCAAACCAGCCGCTGGTTCTACAAAGAACATCAAACGTGTAGGACGTGGTTCTGGCTCAGGTAAGGGTGGAACTTCGACACGTGGTCATAAAGGTGCAAACTCACGCTCTGGTACAAAACAGAAAATGGGTTTTGAAGGTGGTCAAATGCCTTTGCAACGCCGTGTACCTAAGTTTGGTTTCACAAGCCCTAACCGTGTAGAATACAAAGTTATCAACCTTGATGCTTTGCAAACACTTGCTGATACATATAGCCCATCTGTAATTGATACAGATTTCTTGAAAGAGCATGGCATGATGTCTAAGAACGATTTAGTAAAAGTTCTTGGTCGCGGCGAATTCAAGGCTAATGTTGAAGTAAAAGCTCACGCTTTCTCAGCTACAGCTGTAGCTTCTATCGAGAAAGCTGGCGGCAAAGCTACTGTTCTCTAAATTTTTGTATGAAAAAGTTTATCACAACGCTTAAAAATATCTTCTCTATTGAAGATCTAAGAGTCAGAATTATCAATACTCTGTTGTTTTTGGGTATCTTCCGTTTGGGTTCGTACATCGTGCTTCCTGGCGTAGATGCTAACAAACTCGAAGGCAATACCTCTGGTATTTTCGGGCTTTTGGACACGTTTTTAGGCGGTGCGTTTAGCAATGCGTCTGTTTTTGGTCTAGGTATTATGCCATATATCACTGCTTCGATTATCGTGCAGTTGCTTACGGTGGCCGTGCCTCATTTCCAAAAACTACAGAAAGACGGTGAGTCTGGTAGAAAAAAACTCAACCAAATGACTCGCTTCCTGACTGTATTAGTAACATTAGGGCAGTCTGTTGGCTACGTTACAGCTACCATCCCTGCCGACGCTATTGACCCTTATTTTGGTAAAACCCTTTTCGTTGCCTCTTCCATGATTACGCTTACAGCAGGTACAATCTTCTGTATGTGGCTTGGAGAAAAAATCACCGAAAAAGGTATTGGTAACGGTATTTCGATGCTAATTATGATTGGTATCATCTCTCGTTTGCCAGGTGCCATCATCAAAGAAGCTGCTTCTCGTAACATGGACGGTGCGTTAGTATTCGTTCTGGAGCTTGTAGTATTGTTCTTTGTGGTAATGGGCGTAGTAATGCTTACGCAAGCTACTCGCAGGATACCTGTTCAGTATGCCAAACAAGTAATTGGTAACAAAGTATATGGTGGCCAACGCCAATTCATTCCTTTGAAGGTAAACTCAGCAGGTGTTATGCCTATCGTTTTCGCTCAATCCTTGATGTTTATTCCTGCGATTGTAGCGACTGCCTTCAGAGAAGAAAGCGAAGTTGCGGGCTACATTGGCTCTACTTTCGGCGATCCTTCGTCTTGGCAGTATAGCCTTACTTTTACCGTCTTGATTATTGTTTTCACATTCTTCTATACGGCTATTTCGGTGAATCCAAACCAAATCGCTGAAGACATGAAACGTAATAACGGCTTTATCCCAGGTATAAAACCAGGAGAACAGACATCCGATTATATTGCTAATGTGATAGACCGAATTACTTTGCCAGGTGCTTTTTTCTTGGCAGCAGTAGCCATCCTTCCTGCATTGGTAACGCAATTGGGCGTGAGCAGAGACTTCGCTCAGTTCTTTGGGGGAACATCTCTTTTGATTATGGTTGGTGTTGTACTTGATACTTTACAACAAATTGAAAGCTATCTACTCATGAAACACTATGAAGGATTGATGGAAAGCGGCCAATTCAAGGACAATGACCAAAACGTAATAGTAGCCTAAGGTTTATGTCGCAAGAAAAGCAAGGTATTAAATACAAAACCTTAGAGGAAATAGAACTGATACGTTTAAGCGGTGATTTGTTAGGCCGCACGCAAGGTTTGGTTTCTAAGACAATAAAATCTGGAATCACGACCAAGTCGCTTGACAAATTAGCTTACGAGTATATTTCGGATAACGGAGCTCATCCTTCTTTTAAAGGTTATAATGGCTTCCCTTATTCACTCTGTATCTCCGTTAATGATGTTGTAGTTCATGGAATGCCCAGCGATTATGAAATCAAGGACGGAGATATAGTTTCTGTAGATTGCGGTGTTTTGCTCAATGGCTTTCATGCCGACAGTGCCTACACTTACCCTGTAGGGAATGTGAAGAAAGAAACAATGCAACTTCTTATTGACACGAAAGCCTCTTTATTTTTAGGAATAGAAGCGGCACAAGCGGGAAACCGTACGGGAGATATAGGAAGTGCAGTACAGCAATTCGTAGAAGCCAAAGGATATTCCGTTGTAAGGGAATTAGTTGGTCACGGATTAGGACGCAGTTTGCACGAGAGTCCAGAAGTTCCCAACTATGGAAAGAAAGGCAAAGGTACTATGTTGAGCGAAGGCTTGGTGATTGCCATTGAGCCGATGGTCAATTTAGGTAAAAAGCAAATATTTCAAGATAGAGATGGCTGGACAATTCGCACGGCAGACCGCAAACCATCAGCTCATTTTGAGCATACGATAGCGATTGTCGAAGGCAAACCACAAATCCTAACCACATTTCAATACATAGACGAAGTATTCCAATTTTGATATGGCAAAACAGACTTCTATCGAACAAGACGGCACTATCGTGGAGGCTCTTTCTAACGCTATGTTTCGAGTAGAGTTAGAAAATGGACACCAAGTAATTGCCCACATTTCTGGCAAGATGCGCATGAACTACATTAAGATTCTGCCTGGCGATAAAATCAAATTAGAGATGTCGCCTTACGATTTAACAAAAGGCAGAATCGTTTACAGATACAAGTAAAATCGTAGAGGTACAGCTGTGAAGTTGTATCTTATTCCATTCAAATCAACTCAGGCAATGAAAGTAAAAGCTTCAATTAAAAAACGCAGCGTGGACTGTAAAGTCATCAGACGCAAAGGCAAACTGTACGTTATTAACAAAAAAAATCCTCGCTATAAACAAAGACAAGGATAATCATTTTATACTATGGCTAGAATTTCAGGAGTAGATATTCCAGATAACAAGCGCGGTGAAATCTCCTTAACCTATATTTTCGGTATAGGCCGCAGCTCTGCAAAGGCTATACTTGCTAAAGCAGGTGTAGATGCAAACAAAAAAGTAAGCACTTGGACTGAAGATGAGGCTAATGCCATTCGTGCTGTCATCGGTGCTGAGTATAAAACGGAAGGTGTGCTTAAATCTGAAGTTCAGATGAGCATCAAACGCCTGATGGACATCGGTTGCTACCGTGGCCTTCGTCACCGTAAAGGTTTGCCTTTGCGTGGACAACGTACTAAAAACAACTCACGTACTCGTAAGGGTAAACGTAAGACAGTAGCCAACAAGAAAAAAGCTACTAAGTAGTAAGTAATCATTGACCGATTATAGATGGCATGAGTGCTGGCTTTGCTGGCACTTTTTGTCGGATTACCTCCGTTTAACATTTTATGTGATATGGCACAAGGAAATAAAAGAAAAGATAAAGCTAAAAAGCGTGTCGTAGTAGTGGAAGCTACTGGTCAAGTGCACATTAAGGCTTCTTTCAACAACATTATCGTATCAATTACCAACAACGCAGGACAAGTAATTTCTTGGTCATCTGCTGGTAAAATGGGCTTCAAAGGCTCGAAAAAAAATACACCTTACGCTGCTCAAACAGCTGCCGCTAACTGCGCTCAAACAGCTTTTGAATTAGGTTTGCGTAAAGTGGAAGTATTCGTAAAAGGCCCTGGTGCTGGACGCGAGTCAGCTATTCGTACATTACAAGCCGCTGGATTAGAAGTTACTATCATCCGCGATGTAACTCCGCTACCACACAACGGTTGCCGCCCGCCTAAACGCAGAAGAGTATAGGTTTGGTTATCTTGTCGGGCGGGAAACCTTCTGAATTACGTTTTTGTTGCCTGACGCTTTACTATCATATATAACAACAATCAACATAGAAAATGGCTCGTTATACAGGACCAAAATCTAAAATTGCTCGTCGCTTCAATGAACCAATCTTGGGCGCAAGCAAAGCTTTACAAAAGAAAGCGTATCCTCCGGGACAACATGGCCGCGGAAAGAGAAGAAAACAATCTGAATACGCTGTTCAATTAGGCGAAAAACAAAAAGCAAAATATACTTACGGCGTTTTGGAACGTCAGTTCGCTAACCTTTTCGACAAAGCTGCTCGTAAGCATGGGGTTACAGGTGAGAACTTGCTTCGTTTCCTTGAGGCTCGCTTAGACAACGTAGTGTACCGTTTGGGTATTGCTCCTACACGTCGTGCGGCTCGCCAATTAGTTCTACATAAACACATCGTAGTAGGTGGTGAAGTAGTAAACGTTCCTTCATACTCTGTAAAACCAGGTCAAGTGATAGGTGTACGTGAGAAATCAAAATCTTTGGAGGCGATCACTACAAGTCTTTCTGCTCGCAGCGCAAAGAAATTCCCATGGTTGGAGTGGAATAGTGCTGAATTAAGCGGTACATTCGTGTCATACCCTGACAGAGATGCTATCCCTGAAAACATTCAGGAGCAACTTATCGTCGAATTGTACTCTAAGTAATTTTAACTTTCTACTTACAAACCACATACGACTATGTCAATATTAGCATTTCAAATGCCTGAAAAAGTGGTGATGGAAAAAGCCGACGATTTCAGAGGCTTGTTCGAATTTAAACCACTTGAAAAAGGGTACGGAGTTACGATTGGCAATGCTTTGAGACGAATCCTTCTTTCTTCATTGGAAGGATATGCCATTACTTCTGTGAAAATAGAAGGCGTGTTGCATGAGTTCTCAACCATTGAAGGTGTGGTGGAAGACGTATCTGAAGTTATCTTGAACCTCAAAATGGTGCGTTTCAAGAAAGTATCTGACGTGCTTGACAACAAAATCCAGATTCATTTGCGTAATCAGGAAGTTTTCAAAGCAGGAGATATTGAGAAGTTTACCCCTTCGTTTCAGATTCTCAACCCTGACTTAGTGATTTGTAACATAGATTCT
This genomic window from Flexibacter flexilis DSM 6793 contains:
- a CDS encoding response regulator — encoded protein: MAIKKKYKAVMLIDDNEIDNLINQKIIEASDVAEHILSHTGAKAALEFLRNVEKMASIKTDMLPEVIFLDVDMPLMDGFQFLDEFEKLSDDIKKHCGIVMLTSSINPQDLNKAKKSAYVKKYLNKPLTQDALDKLSV
- a CDS encoding SF0329 family protein; the protein is MQWSKLKQKMEENFAPSVQGRVHVFATRYTTGSYYMVRAWLTLDKVEIVNFSTPDNGNRFGWDTPAIHERIAPEERHTDQAAEKGEFSREDFFDACWEYTNTSIEAAHESQNPIIQAFAMLDRRTGKRRLQKVVPETLHPLPLQLWKLRCECEGL
- the rplF gene encoding 50S ribosomal protein L6 is translated as MSRIGKKPIDLPKGVEVSVSASNEVTVKGPKGALSQAVDSDIKVEVEGGQLVLTRPTEQKRHKAMHGLYRSLLGNMVKGVSEGYTIKLELVGVGFKAAMTGANLEMSLGYSHNIVMTLPQEIKAGAVTEKGKNPVVTLEGIDKQLIGQVAAKIRSLRQVEPYKGKGVRFVGEVVRRKAGKTSAK
- the rplR gene encoding 50S ribosomal protein L18, which encodes MPSKKELRRLKIKASIRKKVSGTAVKPRLSVFRSNVHIYAQLIDDVSGRTLVSASSSELKDVKAPKVELSKSVGQKIAEKAVAAGVSEVVFDRNGYLYHGRVKAFAEGAREGGLKF
- a CDS encoding glycosyltransferase family 2 protein, whose product is MEFVAPRVSVVILNWNGRKHLQEFMPSVVAHSPEAAIVVADNASTDDSVAFLQSHYPQVHIIQNSTNGGFSKGYNDALAHIDTEYAVLLNSDVAVTQGWLAPLLALMDSNTQIAACQPKIRAYLAQESFEYAGAAGGFVDKYGYPFCRGRLFDTLETDNHQYDDTTPVFWATGACMFVRLEVYKKLGGLDEAFFAHMEEIDLCWRMQNAGYQVFACGGSVVFHLGGGTLPKNNPRKTFLNFRNGIVLLFKNLPTASLFPIIFTRLVLDGVAGAKMFFSGQTKDTWAIIKAHFAFYGGLPHWIKARRHARQFAKQEAKRTAYSIVFEYFVKNKKTYSDLMRS
- the rpsH gene encoding 30S ribosomal protein S8, coding for MTTDPIADYLTRLRNAIKANHRIVEIPASSIKKDITKVLYDQGYIQSYKFEDNAVQGTIKIALKYHPVTKQPAIVSLVRVSKPGLRKYVGTGNLPRVLSGLGVAVLSTSKGVVTDKQARDLNVGGEVLCYIY
- a CDS encoding M61 family metallopeptidase, coding for MFKTLYQTALLMLIPLAASVLAKAETSAQAPKLEYVLSVTEPHAHYFDVEINVSGLKQDYVDLKMAVWTPGSYLVREYARQVEGFKAENAGKSLGFDKINKNTWRVQTQNADKFSVKYRVYAYELTVRTSYVDATQGYLNGASVFMFLDKKQDLPSTLTVKPYATWKEITTALKPIGKDKWVLNVPNFDTLADSPIQLGNQTIFNFTASGIDHKVAMCGEGNYDIARLQADMKAVTEAAKDVVGEHPCTDYTFIVHNTPTGGGGLEHLNSTTLVTSKFGYQNPSSYEGFLSLVAHEYFHLWNVKRIRPKALGPFDYENENYTHLLWVSEGFTAYYDDYLVRRAGITTPEAFLNVVGSNFSYIENTPGSRYQSATESSFDAWIKYYRPTENSNNASISYYNKGGVVATILDLEILQSTGGTKSLDDVMRYLYQEYYKKQQRGFTDEEMQKAVELVAGKSMDEFFKKYIWGTDAINYGSYLAYAGLQLTDRFATRQEAYLGANASNQGGKLVVTSVVRNSPAYKSGIYVNDEIIAIDKYRVGSDLASNLANRKIGEKVKVLVSRGGVLETVELTLERNPVVSYQISRVSNPTAQQETIYKKWLRIK
- a CDS encoding MBL fold metallo-hydrolase RNA specificity domain-containing protein — protein: MKLTFWGAARQVTGSMFLLELDDDYRILIDCGTEMARDREESAEMNFRERQGLLFPFEPSLINLVLLTHAHIDHSGNLPNLIREGYEGQILCTSATYSLTKLLLMDSASLHRNKLKAIHGSRRSSKRSHQPPPDTSDMYLERHVDEAVERFVTIAFQQRFKVRHNMYVTFIPTGHLLGAANILVEIIEENGQTKRIGFSGDIGRHNYPLLPDPAPFPPVDYLICESTYGNRRHEAKGKPEDILADVIKRTCIDIPGRLIIPAFSVGRTQALLYTLNKLYSQESIAPIKVFSDSPMALQSTQIHQKYVKLLNADAQEFQEEHEELFDFENLHYVENMEQSRAVSSYHEPCIIISSSGMISGGRVEEHIRKNIQNPYCTILMIGFAAEGTLGYRLTNGQKTLRIGNKEVPVLANVERTDVFSGHADLDDLLSFVKQQKPTQLQKLFVVHGEYDTMLAFKQTLEQEGFGQVEIPKKGQAYIL
- the mscL gene encoding large-conductance mechanosensitive channel protein MscL gives rise to the protein MGFVKEFKDFAVKGNVVDMAIGIIIGGAFGKIVSSLVEDVMMPPLGMLTSGLDFTRQKVVIQKEVIDAAGAISQPEVAIRYGNFIQVSINFLLVAMAVFFLVKVINRLRAAEEKAAEVTPPAPPAPPEPTTQEKLLMEIRDALRK